One window from the genome of Populus alba chromosome 15, ASM523922v2, whole genome shotgun sequence encodes:
- the LOC118046342 gene encoding UPF0481 protein At3g47200: MSVERTDTMSQQQGPRIIPRVPQIFSGIDSKKKCYEPMVVSIGPYYHGKLDGLKEMERSKRSMVRGFVQQSGKQIEEVYKTVVDVAEEARRCYAEDESFKLVDMTAFTTMIDMSSHLAALVARDMLLLENQLPFLVLRPLMNLRFEGEYGMELIKDFIKHIRAMPRQQKSISKFFRKIIMRGALNLTAPIGLAMEEYYGASHLLELFHMHFADKKAPVDSSMTSLYRYHPTKELTTVGIHFKPSKTSHFTDVQFKRTWLAGRLQIPPLTIDDSTRSILLNLVAYEACLGDNNKLWVTSYVCFMDSLIDHPEDVRVLRSEGILLVTLGSEEEVAKLFNEVAK, translated from the exons ATGAGCGTTGAGCGGACAGACACCATGAGCCAGCAGCAAGGGCCTCGAATTATTCCAAGGGTTCCACAGATATTTAGTGGGATTGACTCGAAGAAGAAATGTTACGAACCCATGGTGGTCTCCATAGGTCCTTACTACCACGGGAAGCTTGATGGGCTCAAAGAGATGGAGAGGTCTAAACGAAGTATGGTGCGCGGATTTGTGCAACAGAGcggaaaacaaattgaagaggTGTACAAAACCGTGGTGGATGTGGCTGAAGAGGCGAGAAGATGCTATGCTGAGGATGAATCATTTAAACTCGTTGACATGACCGCATTCACCACGATGATCGAT ATGTCTAGTCACCTTGCAGCTTTAGTTGCACGAGACATGCTCTTACTAGAGAACCAACTCCCTTTTCTAGTCCTCAGGCCTTTGATGAATTTGAGATTCGAAGGTGAATACGGGATGGAATTGATCAAAGATTTCATTAAGCACATTCGAGCAATGCCCCGTCAACAGAAGAGTATATCAAAGTTCTTCCGCAAAATTATTATGCGAGGAGCATTGAACTTAACTGCTCCAATAGGCCTAGCAATGGAAGAGTACTATGGTGCCAGCCATCTCCTTGAACTCTTTCATATGCATTTTGCTGACAAGAAGGCTCCAGTTGATAGTTCAATGACAAGCTTGTATCGTTATCATCCTACGAAGGAGCTTACCACGGTGGGAATCCATTTCAAGCCTAGCAAAACCAGCCACTTCACTGATGTACAGTTCAAACGAACATGGCTAGCTGGGAGACTCCAAATTCCTCCACTAACCATAGACGACTCGACCAGGTCCATACTCTTAAACTTGGTGGCCTACGAAGCATGCCTCGGTGACAATAACAAACTTTGGGTCACTTCTTACGTATGCTTCATGGATTCATTAATTGATCACCCTGAAGATGTGAGAGTGTTGCGCTCAGAGGGTATACTCCTCGTTACCCTCGGAAGTGAAGAAGAAGTCGCGAAACTCTTCAATGAGGTAGCCAAATAG
- the LOC118046343 gene encoding UPF0481 protein At3g47200 translates to MAEELKISIPQEANSHFSGGPREWLASIITEGQIKTGNSQMQAPQIPKVPFLLRQIQSNQKCYDPFLVSIGPYHHGKPELRDMEKLKVIFTCKFVDDSGICIEDFYCKVAEVAIDARRCYAEDSTDEFDDEKFTQIMFLDGCFILQFIFCLLRRPEDLKMPGHQVVLVKRDLLLLENQLPFQVIWSLMNLRFGKGEEGEGNKLINDFIRHVRALPPPQESFKEMIKKFAGKCIWKQPQKTRGNKETEDHQPVHLLGLLHTDHINKEGCIHCSTSSDWYSYRSAKDLRTVGIRFRPNWSHAYLDVQFKSSVRGSKLILPPITIEESFKSVLLNLIAFETCCDASGELWVTSYACFLDSLIQDVEDVKVLQSEGVLNIFVREQEVADLFNQMSRNLVPNPYAYSDVKRRIELDRKSIIKKWVAEWMHTYFSSPWSFIALVAATFTIILTVIQSYFAMFPQ, encoded by the coding sequence ATGGCTGAAGAACTAAAAATTTCAATCCCACAGGAGGCGAACTCGCATTTCTCAGGTGGACCTCGTGAGTGGCTGGCATCCATCATCACTGAAGGGCAGATCAAGACTGGTAACAGCCAAATGCAAGCGCCACAGATTCCGAAGGTCCCATTTTTGCTTCGACAGATTCAATCAAACCAGAAATGCTATGACCCCTTTCTGGTCTCCATTGGTCCTTATCACCACGGAAAGCCTGAACTCAGGGATATGGAGAAGCTCAAGGTTATATTTACGTGCAAGTTCGTTGATGATAGTGGAATATGCATTGAAGATTTTTACTGCAAGGTGGCGGAGGTGGCAATCGACGCTAGAAGATGCTATGCTGAGGATTCGACAGATgagtttgatgatgagaaattCACTCAGATAATGTTTCTTGATGGTTGTTTCATTCTACAATTTATTTTCTGCCTCTTGCGCAGGCCTGAAGATCTGAAGATGCCTGGTCATCAGGTAGTTCTGGTTAAAAGGGACCTGTTACTGCTAGAGAACCAACTCCCTTTCCAAGTCATCTGGTCATTGATGAATTTGAGGTTCGGAAAAGGGGAAGAAGGAGAAGGTAATAAATTGATCAACGATTTCATCAGGCACGTTCGTGCACTTCCTCCTCCACAAGAGTCATTCAAGGAGATGATAAAGAAGTTTGCTGGCAAATGTATTTGGAAACAACCTCAAAAAACGCGGGGAAATAAAGAAACAGAAGATCATCAGCCTGTCCATCTCCTTGGACTTCTACATACCGATCACATCAACAAAGAAGGCTGCATCCATTGTTCTACAAGCAGTGACTGGTACTCTTACCGGTCCGCCAAGGACCTTCGCACAGTGGGGATTCGCTTCAGGCCAAACTGGAGTCACGCTTACTTAGATGTGCAGTTCAAATCATCAGTCCGTGGTAGCAAACTAATACTTCCGCCAATAACCATAGAAGAGTCATTCAAGTCCGTGCTCTTAAACTTGATAGCGTTTGAAACATGCTGTGATGCATCTGGTGAACTTTGGGTCACTTCTTACGCATGCTTCCTGGATTCGTTGATTCAAGATGTCGAAGATGTGAAGGTGCTGCAATCAGAGGGTGTTCTCAATATATTTGTTCGTGAGCAGGAGGTCGCTGATCTCTTCAATCAGATGTCTAGAAACCTGGTGCCCAACCCTTACGCATACAGTGATGTGAAAAGGCGAATTGAACTGGACCGCAAGAGCATAATCAAGAAATGGGTAGCTGAGTGGATGCATACCTATTTTAGCAGTCCTTGGAGCTTTATTGCACTTGTTGCAGCAACATTTACCATTATATTAACTGTCATTCAGAGCTATTTCGCTATGTTCCCTCAATAA